The following are encoded in a window of Deltaproteobacteria bacterium genomic DNA:
- a CDS encoding dTDP-4-dehydrorhamnose 3,5-epimerase produces the protein MISGVEIKKLKVIPDERGRLMEILRSDDDLFLQFGQVYMTTGYPGVVKAWHYHKNQWDNFCVVRGMLKVVLYDGREDSPTKGNIMELFMGEYNPILVRIPPKVFHGFKCVSDQEALLINIPTEKYNHDSPDEFRIHPHDNDIPYSWERKDG, from the coding sequence ATGATATCCGGTGTCGAGATAAAAAAACTGAAGGTCATCCCTGATGAACGGGGCAGGCTGATGGAGATACTCCGCAGCGATGATGACCTCTTTTTACAATTTGGCCAGGTCTATATGACAACGGGGTATCCGGGAGTCGTCAAGGCGTGGCACTATCACAAGAATCAGTGGGATAACTTCTGCGTTGTGAGAGGGATGCTGAAGGTGGTCCTTTACGATGGCAGGGAGGATTCGCCAACCAAGGGTAACATCATGGAGCTGTTCATGGGGGAATATAACCCAATCCTGGTTAGGATTCCGCCGAAGGTCTTCCATGGGTTCAAGTGTGTCAGCGATCAGGAGGCCCTCCTCATAAATATCCCGACGGAAAAATATAATCACGACTCCCCCGATGAGTTCAGAATACACCCGCATGATAACGATATCCCATACTCATGGGAGAGGAAGGATGGCTGA
- the pyrR gene encoding bifunctional pyr operon transcriptional regulator/uracil phosphoribosyltransferase PyrR, producing the protein MPREQKKILMDGKGIDRALSRIAHEILEKNKGAGDLVLIGVCTGGIPLADILKQKIRKIEGVEVPSGYIDITLYRDDLSRIGYHPRLKKTEITFPIDERVVVLVDDVLFTGRTIRAAMDALIDFGRPRSIQLAVLIDRGHRELPIRADYVGRNVPTSVTELVNVNMTQTLDEWSVDIRERSQDD; encoded by the coding sequence ATGCCGAGGGAGCAGAAAAAAATTCTCATGGACGGCAAAGGAATCGACAGGGCCTTGTCCCGCATCGCTCACGAAATTCTTGAAAAAAACAAAGGGGCAGGAGACCTCGTGCTCATCGGAGTATGCACCGGCGGGATTCCCCTTGCAGATATCCTCAAGCAGAAAATCAGGAAGATCGAGGGGGTAGAAGTTCCCTCGGGTTACATTGATATTACGTTGTACCGAGACGACCTTTCACGGATCGGCTATCATCCGAGGCTCAAGAAGACAGAGATTACATTTCCCATAGATGAGCGCGTCGTAGTCCTCGTCGATGACGTTCTCTTCACGGGGCGAACCATACGGGCGGCCATGGATGCCCTTATCGATTTCGGGAGGCCACGTTCAATTCAGCTGGCTGTGCTGATCGACAGGGGTCACAGGGAGCTTCCCATACGGGCTGATTATGTGGGACGCAACGTACCCACATCGGTGACCGAGCTCGTCAATGTGAACATGACGCAGACCCTGGATGAGTGGAGCGTTGATATTCGGGAGAGAAGCCAAGATGATTGA
- the rfbB gene encoding dTDP-glucose 4,6-dehydratase yields the protein MNIFVAGGAGFIGTNYIRYMLTRYQDVSITNFDYLTYAGNLKNLMDVESDPRYRFVRGDIADIGTVDENLSEKVDVVVNFAAESHVDRSIEDPTLFARTNVLGTGVLLHVARSKKIPRFVQISTDEVYGSLGKAGYFTESTPLAPNSPYAASKASADLIARAFFKTYGYQVIITRCSNNYGPYQFPEKLIPLFVTNALEDKPLPLYGDGLNIRDWIYVTDHCEAIDMVARNGIPGEVYNIGGEEEKANIDITRSILDLLGKPHSLIKYVADRPGHDRRYAMDISKINKELGFTPKTNFNDGLRSTIAWYRENDSWWRDVKSGEYIQYYQKIYGKKLEKEEGPHTRG from the coding sequence ATGAACATATTCGTGGCCGGCGGGGCGGGATTTATCGGAACAAACTACATCAGGTATATGCTAACCAGATATCAGGATGTGTCGATTACCAATTTCGACTACCTTACCTATGCAGGAAACCTCAAGAATCTCATGGATGTTGAAAGCGACCCGAGATATCGTTTTGTCAGGGGGGACATCGCTGACATAGGCACGGTTGATGAGAATCTCTCAGAAAAAGTCGACGTTGTCGTAAACTTTGCCGCGGAATCACACGTGGACAGGAGCATAGAAGACCCGACCCTCTTTGCCCGAACCAATGTTCTCGGCACCGGTGTCCTCCTCCACGTTGCAAGAAGCAAAAAGATACCCAGATTCGTTCAGATTTCTACCGATGAGGTTTACGGGTCTCTCGGAAAAGCAGGTTATTTCACGGAGAGCACGCCGCTTGCACCCAACAGCCCCTATGCGGCATCGAAAGCTTCAGCGGATCTGATTGCACGCGCCTTTTTTAAGACGTATGGTTATCAGGTCATCATAACGAGGTGCTCGAACAATTATGGGCCGTATCAGTTTCCCGAGAAGCTCATACCCCTTTTTGTAACGAACGCCCTTGAGGACAAGCCTCTCCCCCTCTACGGAGACGGCCTGAATATAAGAGACTGGATCTACGTTACCGATCACTGCGAGGCTATCGATATGGTCGCTCGAAACGGGATACCGGGAGAAGTCTACAACATCGGCGGCGAAGAGGAAAAAGCAAACATCGACATCACGCGATCTATCCTTGACCTGCTCGGTAAACCTCACAGTCTCATAAAATATGTTGCGGACAGACCGGGCCACGACCGCCGGTATGCCATGGATATCTCCAAGATAAACAAAGAGCTCGGCTTCACACCAAAGACAAATTTCAACGACGGATTACGCAGTACCATTGCGTGGTACAGGGAAAATGACTCCTGGTGGAGGGATGTGAAGAGCGGTGAGTATATTCAATATTATCAAAAGATCTACGGAAAAAAGCTCGAGAAAGAGGAAGGTCCTCATACTCGGGGCTGA
- the lptD gene encoding LPS assembly protein LptD, with protein sequence MEYEGKEIKAGKLTYYFEKEVLELDGGVTFIDEDIEFSFSRVTINVKEKSSVLYDGYIHVKSEHLIVSAERFEELTKDRYRIFKAKFTTCDACEKADWRIKIRRGTLTLGGYATGMGISLDIRDRPFFWFPYAFFPAKTDRESGFLLPKFSTSRTKGNRVELPFYIVTSDFSDFTLNLDHMSKRGFKPEGDLRYRLTEKSKGRIEGAYINDREFDDERYRVRYESNVTGEFPFFATTNVDYPSDEDYYTDFEEDIYLRSSRQVISDLSTGYEEKDLYFEVYGTYTEDLFPVGDKSETVQLLPAVRAALRKTKFLRHFFTSGNLEIKNFYTSADGSTQKGNIDFAAEIPIKIGNVLIFHAYSNIVDGFYYYDGPQGGKETENFAYWDNRGTLKTSLSKRYARKAREFVHRLDPYLTLQKTQRLSGFSPLVIEPTDRAPEKERIIFGIRNTFTSIYGKNDIRDTGGFVVKYSYDFERNVDSSTNLIDPFSEYFRTYQDQIDIAVDGTLSGDLRSDLYFEGYLKATANLDLSTEGFYDTRGGVVDKLSFGLNYDNKDNTFISMMVRHTRSLATDLNLGYNNRIIRWLRVKGWLNYSLKDDVVIENTSFFEYIPRSECWSLTFGVSRKTRPAETSYSLFFSLRGLGAIGK encoded by the coding sequence ATGGAATACGAGGGAAAAGAGATCAAGGCCGGGAAGTTGACATACTATTTCGAAAAAGAAGTTCTCGAGCTGGACGGTGGCGTTACCTTCATCGATGAGGACATAGAATTTTCATTCTCGAGAGTAACGATAAACGTCAAAGAGAAAAGTTCCGTTCTCTACGACGGCTATATTCACGTCAAGAGCGAGCACCTCATCGTGAGCGCCGAAAGATTTGAAGAGCTCACAAAGGACAGATACAGGATTTTCAAAGCCAAATTTACCACCTGTGACGCGTGTGAAAAGGCTGACTGGCGCATAAAAATAAGGAGAGGAACTTTGACGCTGGGAGGATATGCAACGGGAATGGGAATTTCGCTCGATATCAGGGACAGGCCTTTTTTCTGGTTTCCCTATGCATTTTTCCCGGCTAAAACCGACCGCGAATCAGGCTTTTTGCTCCCCAAGTTCTCCACAAGCAGGACGAAAGGTAACAGGGTGGAGCTTCCCTTCTATATCGTTACATCGGATTTCTCCGATTTTACCCTGAACCTGGACCATATGTCGAAGAGGGGATTCAAGCCAGAGGGGGACTTAAGGTACCGGCTCACAGAGAAATCAAAGGGAAGGATCGAGGGTGCGTACATCAATGACAGGGAGTTTGACGATGAGCGGTACCGGGTTCGGTATGAAAGCAACGTGACGGGTGAATTCCCCTTTTTCGCAACCACCAATGTAGATTACCCTTCAGACGAAGATTACTACACGGACTTTGAGGAAGATATCTACCTGCGCTCTTCCAGGCAGGTGATCAGTGATCTCTCGACGGGATATGAGGAAAAAGATCTCTATTTCGAGGTGTATGGAACCTACACCGAGGATCTCTTTCCCGTCGGAGATAAAAGTGAGACCGTGCAGCTGCTTCCCGCCGTCCGGGCTGCTTTGCGGAAAACGAAGTTTCTCCGTCACTTCTTTACCAGCGGAAATCTGGAAATAAAAAATTTTTATACCTCTGCCGATGGGTCAACACAGAAGGGAAATATCGATTTTGCTGCCGAAATCCCCATCAAAATTGGGAACGTCCTCATTTTTCACGCATACTCAAACATTGTCGACGGATTCTATTACTACGACGGCCCGCAGGGGGGCAAAGAAACGGAAAATTTCGCATACTGGGACAACCGCGGGACGCTAAAGACGTCCCTTTCCAAAAGGTACGCCAGGAAAGCCCGTGAGTTCGTGCACAGACTGGACCCTTACCTTACCCTCCAAAAGACACAGCGCCTTTCCGGTTTTTCCCCCCTGGTCATAGAACCTACAGACAGGGCCCCTGAGAAAGAGAGGATCATCTTCGGCATCAGGAACACCTTCACGAGTATCTATGGAAAGAACGACATCAGGGATACAGGGGGTTTCGTCGTTAAGTATTCTTACGATTTTGAGAGAAACGTTGACAGCTCAACAAATCTCATTGATCCCTTCTCTGAATATTTCAGGACCTATCAGGATCAGATCGATATCGCCGTCGACGGGACTCTCTCCGGGGACCTGAGATCCGATCTGTATTTCGAAGGATACCTGAAAGCAACCGCAAATCTTGACCTGAGCACGGAGGGTTTTTACGATACCAGAGGGGGAGTCGTGGACAAGTTATCTTTTGGATTGAATTACGACAACAAAGATAATACGTTCATATCAATGATGGTGAGACACACCAGATCGCTTGCCACAGACCTGAATCTTGGCTATAACAACAGGATCATCAGGTGGTTGCGGGTCAAGGGTTGGCTCAACTATTCACTCAAGGACGATGTGGTTATCGAGAACACTTCTTTCTTTGAATATATTCCCAGAAGCGAGTGCTGGAGTTTAACATTCGGTGTGAGCAGAAAAACGAGGCCGGCTGAGACATCCTATTCACTCTTTTTCTCTCTCAGGGGGCTGGGGGCAATAGGCAAATAG
- a CDS encoding glucose-1-phosphate thymidylyltransferase encodes MKGLILSGGKGTRLRPLTYTSAKQLIPVANKPVLEYCIDAMREANIEDVGIVVGETKKEIVEAVGDGSRYGLKVSYIEQDAPLGLAHAVMVSEEFIGKSSFVMMLGDNLIMDGIARFVESFDKDNANSHILLAKVQNPNQFGVAVIKDDKVVDLIEKPKEFISDLALVGVYLFDDKIFEAVTQIRPSFRGELEITDAIAWLIKNGYTVSHHLVSGWWKDTGKLEDILEANRMVLDKIEMRVEGEIDGNSTVELKVVVEKGARIVNSRIRGPAIIGRDSVIEDSYIGPFTAIAAGCVVKGVEIEQSIIMDECEIVDAGARISDSLLGKNVIIRKTAGLPKTMQIMAGDSSMIIIP; translated from the coding sequence ATGAAAGGTCTGATCTTGAGTGGAGGAAAGGGAACGAGGTTGAGGCCGCTGACCTACACGAGCGCCAAACAGCTGATACCCGTGGCGAACAAGCCGGTGCTCGAGTACTGCATCGATGCCATGCGCGAGGCGAACATCGAAGATGTGGGAATCGTTGTCGGCGAGACGAAAAAGGAGATCGTCGAAGCCGTTGGAGACGGGTCCCGGTACGGGCTGAAAGTCTCGTATATCGAGCAGGACGCCCCTCTCGGGCTTGCTCATGCAGTCATGGTTTCCGAGGAGTTCATCGGCAAGAGCAGTTTCGTCATGATGCTGGGCGACAACCTGATAATGGACGGAATTGCCCGATTTGTAGAAAGTTTCGACAAGGATAACGCAAACAGCCATATACTCCTTGCAAAAGTTCAAAATCCGAACCAGTTCGGCGTTGCCGTGATAAAGGACGATAAAGTGGTAGATCTGATCGAAAAACCCAAGGAATTTATTTCCGACCTGGCACTTGTCGGCGTGTATCTCTTTGACGATAAGATATTCGAAGCGGTAACACAAATACGGCCATCCTTCCGTGGGGAGCTTGAGATAACGGATGCAATTGCATGGCTGATCAAGAACGGCTATACCGTGTCGCACCACCTCGTTTCTGGATGGTGGAAGGATACGGGAAAACTGGAAGATATCCTCGAGGCGAACAGAATGGTTCTCGACAAGATTGAGATGCGCGTTGAGGGAGAAATAGACGGGAATTCAACGGTTGAGCTGAAAGTGGTGGTGGAAAAGGGTGCAAGAATCGTGAACAGCAGAATACGGGGCCCAGCCATCATCGGCCGGGACTCAGTCATCGAGGATTCCTACATAGGTCCGTTCACCGCCATCGCGGCCGGTTGCGTGGTAAAGGGAGTAGAAATCGAACAGAGCATCATTATGGACGAGTGCGAAATCGTCGATGCCGGCGCACGCATATCAGATTCCCTTCTGGGAAAAAACGTTATTATCCGGAAAACTGCAGGACTCCCCAAAACCATGCAGATAATGGCAGGGGACAGTTCGATGATAATCATTCCTTAA
- a CDS encoding dihydroorotase, translating to DLAIVDLNARYTFTEDMILSRSRNSPFIGRKMRGKVKMTVVNGKVVYRDSQANGS from the coding sequence GACCTGGCCATCGTGGACCTGAATGCGAGGTACACCTTTACCGAGGATATGATTTTATCCAGGTCGAGGAACTCGCCCTTTATCGGCAGGAAGATGAGGGGAAAAGTAAAGATGACTGTCGTAAACGGGAAAGTGGTATATCGGGACAGCCAGGCGAATGGTTCATGA
- the rfbD gene encoding dTDP-4-dehydrorhamnose reductase: MSIFNIIKRSTEKSSRKRKVLILGAEGMFGHDMFNVLYDSYDVVGKTRREVDVTLFSDVSRSIRSLNPDIVVNASGYTRVDDAEDNREEAMNVNSHALRNIATVCKEKGSVLVHISTDFVFDGKSDRPYTEDDLPSPINAYGESKLGGEREVIASGCEYLIIRTQWLFGSRGKNFVFSIIDRLIKSREVSVVDDQCGCPTYTLDLAFAAEKLIDRNQRGIFHFSGDGAVTWYGFACKIAELSIPGEVRIIPIESADLSLKARRPRDSVLSKEKYRKATGEDPRHWEVMLRDFLKKTYEGGVAW; encoded by the coding sequence GTGAGTATATTCAATATTATCAAAAGATCTACGGAAAAAAGCTCGAGAAAGAGGAAGGTCCTCATACTCGGGGCTGAGGGAATGTTTGGCCATGACATGTTCAACGTCCTCTATGATTCTTATGACGTGGTGGGAAAAACCAGGAGAGAAGTCGACGTAACGCTCTTTTCCGACGTGTCCAGATCCATACGATCCCTTAACCCGGACATTGTCGTCAACGCTTCGGGTTACACGCGTGTTGACGATGCCGAGGATAACAGGGAAGAGGCGATGAACGTCAATTCCCATGCGCTGAGAAATATTGCAACAGTGTGCAAGGAAAAAGGGTCCGTGCTCGTTCACATCAGCACCGACTTTGTTTTCGACGGCAAATCGGATCGTCCCTACACGGAAGATGACCTTCCATCCCCGATCAACGCCTATGGAGAATCAAAGCTCGGAGGAGAAAGGGAGGTGATCGCATCGGGGTGTGAATACCTCATAATAAGGACCCAGTGGCTGTTCGGTTCCCGGGGAAAAAACTTTGTTTTTTCGATCATCGACAGGCTGATAAAAAGCCGCGAAGTCTCTGTTGTGGATGACCAGTGCGGTTGTCCAACCTACACCCTTGACCTGGCCTTTGCGGCCGAAAAGCTTATCGATCGCAACCAGCGGGGAATATTTCACTTTTCCGGCGATGGAGCAGTTACCTGGTACGGTTTTGCCTGCAAAATTGCCGAGCTCAGCATTCCCGGAGAGGTGAGAATAATTCCCATCGAAAGCGCCGACCTTTCCCTTAAAGCCCGTCGTCCTCGAGACAGCGTGTTGTCCAAGGAGAAGTACAGGAAAGCGACGGGAGAGGACCCGAGACACTGGGAAGTGATGCTCAGGGATTTTCTGAAAAAAACCTATGAAGGCGGCGTTGCATGGTAG
- the lepB gene encoding signal peptidase I gives MNDKIGNTDKTDGQVAKKSTFREYLEALIIALIIALFIRTFIVQAFKIPSGSMESTLLIGDHIFVNKFIYGIRIPLLGKRIFAFKKPQRRDVIVFVFPEDKSKDFIKRVVGIEGDVVEIKDKRLYVNGELQDEPYTQFVEENRIIPKRDNFGPLRIPEGKIFVEGDNRDRSYDSRFWGFVDINEVIGKAFIIYFSIKKTPEDRWFEFWKWPGRIRWGRVGDFIR, from the coding sequence ATGAATGATAAAATCGGGAATACGGATAAGACTGACGGCCAAGTGGCAAAAAAGAGCACGTTCAGGGAATACCTCGAAGCCCTCATAATTGCGCTGATTATTGCCCTGTTTATCAGGACCTTTATCGTTCAGGCTTTCAAGATACCTTCCGGTTCGATGGAATCGACCCTTCTCATTGGCGACCATATTTTCGTTAACAAGTTTATCTATGGCATCAGGATCCCTCTGCTCGGCAAAAGGATATTTGCTTTCAAGAAGCCGCAGCGAAGAGACGTGATCGTTTTCGTATTTCCCGAGGACAAATCGAAAGATTTCATCAAAAGGGTGGTCGGCATTGAAGGTGATGTCGTCGAAATCAAAGATAAGCGGCTTTACGTGAACGGAGAGTTGCAGGATGAGCCATACACCCAGTTTGTTGAAGAGAACAGGATCATTCCCAAGAGGGACAACTTCGGCCCTTTGCGGATCCCCGAGGGAAAGATCTTCGTTGAAGGAGACAACAGGGACAGGAGTTACGACTCGCGTTTTTGGGGGTTCGTCGACATAAACGAAGTCATCGGCAAGGCATTCATAATTTATTTCTCGATAAAAAAAACGCCGGAGGACAGATGGTTCGAGTTCTGGAAGTGGCCGGGGCGCATCAGGTGGGGGAGAGTGGGAGACTTTATACGCTGA
- a CDS encoding amidohydrolase family protein: MIVFRGGTVVDYASDTLDTRDIFVEKGKIVKLARSDQFPAEGDFEIIDISGLHVMPGFIDLHSHLREPGYEWKEDIVSGTKAAAAGGFTSVVCMANTDPVNDNPEITRYIIEKARKKGLVKVFPVASITHNLEGKELTDFGELLESGAIALSDDGKPIMDSLIMMRAMDYSKMFDALLILHEEDAGLSEGGCMNEGETSAVLGLTGVPPVSEEIMIARDILLAEYTGARIHIAHLSTKRGIDLIRDAKERGVRVTAETAPHYLTLTEREVLGYNTKAKMNPPLRKEDDRRALLAAIVDGTIECVATDHAPHEDLVKSCEFEEAANGIIGFQTAFPLL, from the coding sequence ATGATCGTTTTTCGAGGCGGCACGGTGGTGGATTATGCGTCGGACACGCTGGATACACGGGATATATTCGTGGAGAAAGGCAAAATAGTCAAACTGGCCAGGAGTGACCAGTTTCCGGCGGAAGGAGACTTTGAGATCATCGATATATCGGGCCTGCATGTGATGCCGGGCTTTATCGACCTGCACAGCCACCTGAGGGAACCGGGTTACGAATGGAAGGAGGATATCGTAAGCGGAACAAAGGCTGCCGCCGCCGGTGGCTTTACATCGGTTGTCTGCATGGCCAACACCGATCCTGTGAACGACAACCCGGAAATTACACGCTATATTATCGAGAAAGCAAGGAAAAAAGGTTTGGTCAAGGTATTTCCGGTAGCCTCGATCACCCACAATCTGGAGGGTAAAGAGCTCACTGACTTTGGAGAACTTCTTGAATCAGGAGCGATAGCCCTTTCCGATGATGGCAAACCCATTATGGACTCCCTTATCATGATGCGGGCGATGGATTACAGCAAAATGTTCGACGCCTTGCTCATACTTCACGAGGAGGATGCCGGCCTCAGTGAAGGGGGATGCATGAACGAGGGGGAGACCTCAGCGGTATTGGGACTCACCGGTGTCCCCCCTGTTTCCGAGGAGATCATGATTGCCAGGGATATCCTCCTTGCAGAATACACGGGTGCGAGAATCCACATAGCCCATCTTTCGACGAAACGGGGCATTGACTTGATACGGGATGCAAAGGAAAGGGGAGTCAGAGTCACGGCCGAAACAGCTCCCCACTATCTTACCCTTACGGAAAGAGAGGTTTTGGGATACAACACGAAGGCGAAGATGAATCCCCCCTTGAGGAAAGAGGACGACAGAAGGGCCCTTCTGGCCGCAATCGTGGACGGCACGATTGAGTGCGTTGCAACTGACCATGCACCCCATGAGGATCTGGTAAAAAGCTGCGAGTTCGAGGAGGCTGCCAACGGTATCATCGGTTTCCAGACAGCCTTTCCGCTCCTC
- a CDS encoding aspartate carbamoyltransferase catalytic subunit — MIESLRAKDLLGIKEMERDEIELILETAKSMEEIMSRDIKKVPSLRGKTVVNLFFEPSTRTRTSFEIAGKRLSADVINFTSTASSVKKGETLLDTARNIEAMKPDILVIRHSASGAPYFLSSKMNVAIVNAGDGKHEHPTQGLLDIYTLRKMRGSLEGAEVLILGDVLHSRVARSDIPALKKLGARVTVCGPSTLIPRWWQSLGVEATWDLDEAIKGKDIIIVLRIQLERMQSSYFPSIREYVKYFGLNRERFAKAREDAIIMHPGPVNRGWEISDELVDCEKSVVLQQVESGVAVRMAVLYLLSAVKEKTAL, encoded by the coding sequence ATGATTGAATCACTGAGAGCCAAAGACTTGCTGGGAATAAAGGAGATGGAGCGGGATGAGATAGAGTTGATCCTGGAGACGGCCAAATCGATGGAAGAGATAATGTCCCGTGACATAAAGAAAGTTCCTTCGCTGAGAGGGAAAACGGTGGTTAATCTCTTTTTCGAGCCGAGCACGAGGACACGAACATCCTTTGAAATTGCCGGGAAGAGGCTCTCTGCCGACGTGATAAACTTTACCTCCACTGCCAGCAGCGTTAAAAAGGGAGAGACGCTTTTGGACACGGCGAGAAACATAGAGGCGATGAAACCGGATATCCTTGTCATAAGGCACTCTGCTTCAGGTGCGCCATACTTTCTGTCAAGCAAAATGAATGTTGCCATCGTCAATGCGGGTGACGGGAAGCACGAGCATCCCACGCAGGGGCTGCTGGACATCTATACGCTGAGAAAAATGAGGGGATCACTGGAGGGTGCGGAGGTGCTCATACTGGGAGACGTCCTCCACAGCCGTGTTGCGAGGTCCGATATACCGGCGCTCAAAAAACTGGGAGCACGTGTTACGGTCTGCGGTCCCTCGACGCTCATACCGAGATGGTGGCAATCGCTGGGAGTGGAGGCCACCTGGGATCTCGACGAAGCCATAAAGGGGAAGGATATCATCATTGTGCTGCGAATCCAGCTCGAGAGGATGCAGTCAAGCTACTTCCCCTCGATAAGGGAATACGTCAAATATTTTGGCCTGAACAGGGAGCGTTTTGCCAAAGCCAGGGAGGATGCGATTATCATGCACCCCGGTCCTGTCAACAGGGGCTGGGAAATCTCCGATGAGCTCGTTGATTGCGAGAAATCGGTTGTCCTGCAGCAAGTAGAGTCAGGCGTTGCCGTGAGAATGGCAGTTCTTTACCTGCTCTCGGCAGTGAAGGAGAAAACCGCGCTATAA
- the carA gene encoding glutamine-hydrolyzing carbamoyl-phosphate synthase small subunit, producing the protein MKGAYLALENGSFFEGFSFGAAGETSGEVIFNTGMTGYQEILTDPSYRGQIVLMTYPQIGNYGVNDEDVESVRPWVEGFIVREYWDEPSNWRSRESLGSYLSRHGIVGIWGIDTRMITRMIREEGAMRGFISTEISERGTLVEKARNAEKIEGRDLVQQVTCREPYEWIHGDWDILKGYGKAEEYRQKFKKIPHVGVIDCGVKLNILRQLVSHGFRVTVFPAHTHFDTLHGEKLDALFISNGPGDPMGVPYVVETVRRSLGKLPIFGICLGHQILGLALGGRTYKLKFGHHGVNQPTLDLETGKVQITSQNHNFSVDASSIEERAKITHINLNDKTVEALAIPDLNVFSVQYHPEASPGPHDSRYIFNRFYEHMESMWS; encoded by the coding sequence ATGAAAGGCGCATATTTGGCATTGGAAAATGGTTCTTTTTTTGAGGGATTTTCCTTCGGTGCCGCTGGAGAGACGTCTGGAGAGGTCATATTCAATACCGGGATGACCGGGTACCAGGAGATTCTCACAGACCCCTCTTACCGGGGGCAGATCGTCCTCATGACCTATCCGCAGATAGGCAATTACGGGGTCAACGATGAAGACGTCGAATCCGTAAGGCCGTGGGTAGAGGGATTCATCGTCAGGGAGTACTGGGACGAGCCCTCCAACTGGAGATCCCGGGAATCACTCGGCTCCTATTTGAGCAGGCATGGCATCGTCGGGATCTGGGGAATCGACACGAGAATGATCACCCGGATGATTAGGGAAGAGGGGGCCATGCGAGGATTCATTTCTACCGAGATTAGCGAACGGGGCACCCTCGTTGAAAAGGCAAGAAATGCAGAAAAGATAGAGGGGCGCGATCTCGTCCAGCAGGTTACCTGCCGTGAACCATATGAGTGGATCCACGGAGATTGGGATATATTGAAAGGGTACGGCAAGGCAGAGGAATATAGACAGAAATTCAAGAAGATACCGCATGTTGGCGTTATCGACTGCGGTGTCAAATTGAATATCCTCAGGCAGCTCGTTTCTCATGGGTTCAGGGTCACGGTTTTTCCTGCCCACACCCACTTTGATACGCTTCATGGTGAAAAGCTGGATGCCCTGTTCATATCGAATGGGCCCGGTGACCCCATGGGAGTTCCGTACGTGGTGGAGACGGTGAGAAGATCTCTCGGGAAACTCCCCATATTTGGGATCTGCCTTGGTCATCAGATACTCGGATTGGCACTCGGAGGAAGGACGTATAAGCTGAAGTTCGGACATCACGGCGTAAATCAGCCGACTCTCGACCTTGAAACCGGGAAAGTTCAGATAACGAGTCAGAACCACAATTTTTCTGTCGACGCCAGTTCCATTGAAGAGCGGGCAAAGATAACCCACATCAACCTGAACGACAAGACCGTTGAGGCGCTGGCAATACCCGATTTGAATGTTTTTTCTGTCCAGTATCACCCCGAGGCATCGCCGGGGCCGCACGATTCCCGGTACATTTTTAACCGGTTTTACGAGCATATGGAGAGCATGTGGTCATGA